A section of the Maylandia zebra isolate NMK-2024a linkage group LG8, Mzebra_GT3a, whole genome shotgun sequence genome encodes:
- the h1-0 gene encoding histone H1.0, whose product MTETSTAPAKAKKASKPKKLASHPKYSDMIKAAIVHDASRSGASRQSIQKYVRKNYKVGDNADVQIKMALKRLVAAGTLRHTKGIGASGSFRLTKPEDSKKSTKAVAVTAAKPKKAAKPAKPKKVAKPKKVAKTPEKPKKAAAKKVKKVAKKATPVKAKKAPAKKPKAAKPKAKPAKKAAKPKAKTPKKAAKTSKKK is encoded by the coding sequence ATGACGGAGACATCCACGGCTCCAGCCAAAGCCAAGAAGGCATCCAAGCCCAAGAAGCTCGCTTCTCATCCCAAGTACTCGGACATGATTAAAGCGGCTATTGTTCACGACGCGAGCCGGAGCGGAGCGTCCCGTCAGTCCATCCAGAAGTACGTGAGGAAAAACTACAAGGTGGGCGACAACGCCGATGTCCAGATTAAAATGGCCTTGAAGAGACTGGTGGCGGCTGGGACGCTGCGACACACCAAGGGAATCGGCGCGTCCGGATCCTTCAGGCTCACCAAACCGGAGGACTCCAAAAAGTCCACCAAGGCGGTAGCGGTGACGGCCGCCAAGCCAAAGAAAGCGGCTAAGCCCGCCAAACCCAAGAAGGTGGCCAAGCCCAAGAAGGTGGCCAAGACACCGGAGAAACCCAAGAAAGCAGCTGCGaagaaagtgaagaaggtcGCGAAGAAGGCGACGCCAGTAAAAGCCAAAAAGGCACCGGCGAAGAAACCCAAGGCAGCCAAGCCCAAAGCAAAACCAGCAAAGAAAGCAGCCAAGCCCAAGGCAAAGACACCCAAAAAGGCAGCCAAGACATCAAAAAAGAAGTGA